A stretch of Haloferax sp. Atlit-12N DNA encodes these proteins:
- a CDS encoding DUF790 family protein: MLTKDLLRVSRAGGGYHPQFADRGDRPLAAKAIGVFRRHVGDARTDLDDALADLEAEADDFKLARGFASLLDREAVFETAAPLPPARARRAAFEAAMAVGGVTTPEERAAALDRAASSLGSSPEAVDESLTADREVEQVLSEFDPRWTPDELLAQYNLSLAQTTLFDATEVRVRSSDPKAVVSAVKRLRLMYEVRKTDAGREVVVTGPDALFQRTRRYGTAFARLLRSVATAGDWRLVATIDDRGTERELTLTSDDVSVPGVEPMAEPGFDSDVEADFAARFRGLDFDWSLVREPEPLETGTSVMIPDFAFDYAHADFRVFFEIMGFWTPEYVEKKLGQLADVEDVELVVAVDESLGVGEEIAARDHRAVPYSGSVRVKDVVDVLRGYESDLVADAASSLPAELVPDDDVVTLSDLAAARGVSVDALDDVTFPEHELVGRTLVRPAVLDAVAEEVEAGMSLSAAESVLDDCGLDDASAVLSRLGYRVEWEGLTGGTVREK; encoded by the coding sequence GTGCTGACGAAGGACCTGCTTCGCGTGTCGCGGGCGGGCGGCGGCTACCACCCGCAGTTCGCCGACCGGGGGGACCGCCCGCTGGCCGCGAAAGCCATCGGCGTCTTCCGGCGACACGTCGGCGACGCGCGGACCGACCTCGACGACGCCCTCGCCGACCTCGAAGCCGAGGCCGACGACTTCAAACTCGCCCGCGGCTTCGCGTCGCTCCTCGACCGCGAGGCGGTCTTCGAGACGGCGGCTCCCCTGCCGCCGGCCCGCGCCCGCCGCGCCGCGTTCGAGGCCGCGATGGCGGTTGGCGGCGTGACGACGCCCGAGGAGCGGGCCGCGGCGCTCGACCGCGCGGCGTCCTCGCTCGGGTCGTCGCCCGAGGCGGTCGACGAGTCGCTGACCGCCGACCGCGAGGTCGAACAGGTCCTCTCCGAGTTCGACCCGCGGTGGACGCCGGACGAACTGCTCGCGCAGTACAACCTCTCGCTCGCCCAGACCACCCTGTTCGACGCGACCGAGGTCCGGGTCCGAAGCTCCGACCCGAAGGCCGTCGTCTCGGCGGTCAAGCGCCTCCGGCTGATGTACGAGGTCCGGAAGACCGACGCCGGCCGCGAGGTCGTCGTCACCGGCCCCGATGCGCTCTTTCAGCGAACCAGACGCTACGGAACCGCCTTCGCCCGCCTGCTTCGGTCGGTCGCCACCGCCGGCGACTGGCGGCTCGTGGCGACCATCGACGACCGCGGGACCGAGCGCGAGCTGACGCTCACGAGCGACGACGTGTCGGTCCCCGGCGTCGAACCGATGGCCGAACCCGGCTTCGACAGCGACGTGGAGGCCGACTTCGCCGCCCGCTTCCGCGGCCTCGACTTCGACTGGTCGCTCGTCCGGGAGCCGGAACCCCTCGAAACGGGGACGAGCGTGATGATTCCCGACTTCGCGTTCGACTACGCGCACGCCGACTTCCGCGTCTTCTTCGAGATTATGGGCTTTTGGACGCCCGAGTACGTCGAGAAGAAACTGGGGCAACTCGCCGACGTGGAGGACGTGGAACTCGTCGTCGCCGTGGACGAGTCGCTCGGCGTCGGCGAGGAAATCGCCGCCCGCGACCACCGCGCGGTCCCGTACTCCGGCTCGGTGCGCGTGAAAGACGTGGTGGACGTGCTGCGCGGCTACGAGTCCGACCTCGTCGCCGACGCGGCCTCGTCGCTCCCCGCCGAACTTGTGCCGGACGACGACGTGGTGACGTTGTCCGACCTCGCGGCCGCCCGCGGCGTTTCTGTCGACGCGCTCGATGACGTGACCTTCCCCGAACACGAACTCGTCGGGCGGACGCTAGTTCGGCCCGCCGTCCTCGACGCGGTCGCAGAAGAGGTCGAGGCGGGGATGTCGCTGTCGGCGGCCGAGTCCGTCCTCGACGACTGCGGCCTCGACGACGCGAGCGCGGTCCTCTCGCGGCTCGGCTACCGGGTCGAGTGGGAGGGACTGACTGGCGGGACGGTCAGAGAGAAGTAG